From Campylobacter upsaliensis, the proteins below share one genomic window:
- a CDS encoding class I SAM-dependent methyltransferase, translating to MNRSVLWEEIFSKKEWGKYPSESVIRFIARNFYNTKDRNTIKILELGLGTGANLWFCAREGFKVSGIEWSKTGVERFKARLKDENLSTQIEQIEIGDYLEKLDNFKDESFDAVIDVASLCCNDREKTRQIFLKSFKKLKVGGKFFSLTLAKGLLGYEEGRGDFFEPKEGIYTHLGLLRFDDELSLKELYAHENLKCLSLSTQILENEGVVLDKILIFEGLKNA from the coding sequence ATGAATAGAAGTGTTTTATGGGAAGAAATCTTTTCTAAAAAAGAGTGGGGTAAATACCCAAGCGAAAGTGTGATCCGCTTTATCGCTAGGAATTTTTATAATACAAAAGACAGAAACACGATTAAAATTTTAGAACTAGGACTTGGCACTGGTGCAAATTTATGGTTTTGTGCTAGAGAGGGCTTTAAAGTCAGTGGCATAGAGTGGAGTAAAACAGGAGTAGAGCGTTTTAAGGCAAGACTTAAAGATGAAAATTTAAGCACACAAATAGAACAAATTGAAATAGGCGATTATTTAGAAAAGCTTGATAATTTTAAAGATGAAAGCTTTGATGCGGTGATTGATGTGGCAAGTTTATGTTGTAATGATAGGGAGAAAACGCGTCAAATTTTCTTAAAATCCTTTAAAAAGCTTAAGGTGGGAGGTAAATTTTTCTCCCTTACTTTAGCGAAAGGGCTTTTGGGTTATGAAGAGGGTAGGGGCGATTTTTTTGAACCAAAAGAAGGAATTTATACGCATTTGGGTTTATTACGCTTTGACGATGAGCTAAGTCTTAAAGAGCTTTATGCACACGAAAATTTAAAATGCCTTAGCCTTAGCACTCAAATTTTAGAAAATGAGGGCGTAGTTCTTGATAAAATCTTAATTTTTGAGGGGCTTAAAAATGCTTAA
- the neuB gene encoding N-acetylneuraminate synthase — protein sequence MKKVLIIAEAGVNHNGDINLAKKLIEQAAKAGADVVKFQTFKANSCVSVSAKKAKYQLETTAKEESQLEMIEKLELSYESHFELMKHCKKHGIAFLSTPFDLESVEFLRGLDLPYFKIPSGEITNLPYLKAVAKCKKKVLLSTGMANLGEIEAALEILRKNGTRNITLLHCNTEYPTPFEDVNLNALKTLKEAFKLEVGYSDHTEGIVASLGAVALGAVVIEKHFTLDKTMEGPDHRASLEFEELKALCKGIRELEKALGSGIKKASKSEAKNKIIARKSLVAKREIQKGEKFSEQNLTTKRPGSGISAMRYEEYLGKRALKTYKKDELINE from the coding sequence GTGAAAAAAGTGCTAATCATAGCAGAAGCTGGAGTGAATCATAATGGTGATATTAATTTAGCTAAAAAGCTTATAGAGCAAGCCGCTAAAGCAGGGGCTGATGTGGTAAAATTTCAAACCTTTAAGGCTAATTCTTGCGTAAGTGTGAGTGCAAAAAAGGCAAAATACCAGCTAGAAACGACTGCCAAAGAGGAAAGCCAACTTGAAATGATAGAAAAACTCGAGCTTTCTTACGAGTCGCATTTTGAGCTAATGAAGCATTGTAAAAAGCACGGCATTGCCTTTTTATCCACGCCTTTTGATTTGGAGAGTGTGGAGTTTTTAAGGGGGCTTGATTTGCCTTATTTTAAAATTCCAAGCGGAGAAATTACAAATTTACCTTATTTAAAAGCGGTAGCAAAGTGTAAAAAAAAGGTGCTTTTATCCACAGGTATGGCGAATTTGGGTGAGATTGAAGCTGCCCTTGAAATTTTACGCAAAAACGGCACGAGAAATATCACGCTTTTGCATTGTAATACCGAATACCCAACGCCTTTTGAAGATGTGAATTTAAACGCTTTAAAGACTTTAAAAGAGGCTTTTAAGCTTGAGGTGGGGTATTCAGACCATACTGAGGGTATAGTGGCGTCTTTGGGTGCGGTGGCTTTGGGTGCGGTGGTAATTGAAAAGCACTTTACTTTGGATAAGACTATGGAGGGACCTGACCATAGGGCAAGTTTGGAATTTGAGGAGTTAAAAGCACTTTGCAAGGGCATAAGAGAGCTTGAAAAGGCTTTAGGAAGTGGCATAAAAAAAGCAAGTAAAAGCGAAGCGAAAAATAAAATTATCGCTAGAAAAAGTTTAGTAGCAAAGCGTGAAATTCAAAAAGGCGAGAAATTTAGCGAACAAAATTTAACGACAAAACGCCCAGGAAGTGGCATAAGTGCAATGCGGTATGAGGAGTATTTGGGAAAAAGAGCCTTAAAAACTTACAAAAAAGATGAGCTTATCAATGAGTAG
- the neuC gene encoding UDP-N-acetylglucosamine 2-epimerase — protein MSRKKIALVSATRAEWYLLWNLAKELEKDEGIELLLLVTGAHLSESFGNTYQEIEKDFNITHKIPILENNDDKLSLAKSLAVAVSAFAEAFETLKPDAVVILGDRYEMLGVASAALMMHIPIIHLCGGELTLGAMDDSIRHSISKMASLHFVSTKAYKKRLMQLGEEEGRIFNVGSLAGENVKKLKLLSKKELESELGLSLKNFLLITYHSETLNLQNTKKEVQILLDFLDTLKDITLIFTKANADENGLLINQALENYCLKNSHKAKLFDNLGALKYLSALKHAKAVVGNSSSGICESGFFKTPCINIGDRQKGRIRGDNIIDCKMKDLKKAFKRLESKEFKEKMKHFKNPFESKKSPSIFIKDVIKNTNLATILQKDFVDRK, from the coding sequence ATGAGTAGGAAAAAAATAGCCCTTGTAAGTGCGACTAGGGCGGAGTGGTATTTGCTATGGAATTTGGCAAAGGAGCTTGAGAAAGATGAGGGGATAGAGCTTTTACTTTTGGTAACTGGGGCGCATTTGAGCGAGAGTTTTGGTAATACTTATCAAGAAATTGAAAAAGATTTTAACATCACACATAAAATTCCTATTTTAGAAAATAATGACGATAAACTAAGCCTTGCGAAAAGCTTGGCGGTGGCGGTGAGTGCTTTTGCGGAGGCTTTTGAGACATTAAAACCTGATGCGGTGGTTATTTTAGGGGATAGATATGAAATGCTAGGCGTTGCAAGTGCGGCTTTGATGATGCATATCCCTATTATTCATCTTTGCGGTGGGGAGCTTACTTTAGGTGCTATGGATGATAGCATAAGACATAGCATTTCTAAAATGGCTAGTCTTCATTTTGTAAGCACCAAAGCTTATAAAAAAAGACTTATGCAGCTTGGCGAGGAGGAGGGGCGTATTTTTAATGTCGGCTCCTTAGCAGGGGAAAATGTCAAAAAATTAAAGCTTTTAAGCAAAAAAGAGCTCGAAAGCGAGCTTGGTTTAAGCCTTAAAAATTTCTTACTCATCACTTATCACAGCGAAACACTAAATTTGCAAAATACAAAAAAAGAAGTGCAAATTTTACTTGATTTTTTAGATACACTTAAAGACATTACTCTAATTTTTACTAAGGCAAATGCCGATGAAAACGGACTTTTAATCAATCAAGCCCTAGAAAATTACTGCCTTAAAAACTCTCATAAAGCAAAGCTTTTTGATAATCTTGGGGCGCTTAAGTATCTAAGTGCCTTAAAACACGCAAAAGCAGTGGTGGGAAATAGTTCAAGTGGAATTTGTGAAAGTGGCTTTTTTAAAACCCCTTGCATTAATATAGGCGATAGGCAAAAAGGAAGAATTAGGGGGGATAATATCATTGATTGTAAGATGAAAGATTTAAAAAAGGCTTTTAAAAGGCTTGAAAGTAAGGAATTTAAAGAAAAAATGAAGCATTTTAAAAACCCTTTTGAAAGTAAAAAAAGTCCATCGATTTTTATAAAAGATGTGATTAAAAACACAAATTTAGCTACAATTTTACAAAAAGATTTTGTGGATAGAAAATGA
- a CDS encoding class I SAM-dependent methyltransferase: MKIYADNKEVSSNQGSNEQIWEEIFSKKEWGKYPSESVIRFIARNFYNTKDRNTIKILELGLGTGANLWFCAREGFKVSGIEWSKTGVERFKARLKEEKLSTQIEQIEIGDYLEKLDNFKDESFDAWMDSYSLAYNDFEKTKQIIKKAMKKLKIGGKFFSLTPSLYNEGFKEEANLGYHLVKPVSGSDAFTGVIRYCDEGDLRKLYEGEGYKITSIKIHIQKDLEKQLNELYIIEGERYE; this comes from the coding sequence ATGAAAATTTACGCAGACAATAAAGAAGTTTCGAGTAATCAAGGCTCAAATGAGCAAATTTGGGAAGAAATCTTTTCTAAAAAAGAATGGGGTAAATACCCAAGCGAAAGTGTGATCCGCTTTATCGCTAGGAATTTTTATAATACAAAAGACAGAAACACGATTAAAATTTTAGAACTAGGACTTGGCACTGGTGCAAATTTATGGTTTTGTGCTAGAGAGGGCTTTAAAGTCAGTGGCATAGAGTGGAGTAAGACAGGAGTAGAGCGTTTTAAAGCAAGACTTAAAGAAGAAAAGTTAAGCACACAAATAGAACAAATTGAAATAGGAGATTATTTAGAAAAGCTTGATAATTTTAAAGATGAAAGCTTTGACGCGTGGATGGATAGCTATTCTCTAGCTTATAATGATTTTGAAAAAACGAAGCAAATTATAAAAAAAGCGATGAAAAAACTTAAAATAGGTGGTAAATTTTTCTCTCTAACCCCTAGTCTTTATAATGAGGGCTTTAAAGAGGAGGCAAATTTAGGCTATCATTTGGTAAAGCCTGTTAGCGGTAGTGATGCCTTTACAGGCGTGATAAGATACTGCGATGAGGGGGATTTAAGAAAGCTTTATGAGGGGGAGGGTTATAAAATCACAAGTATTAAAATCCATATCCAAAAAGACTTAGAAAAACAACTAAATGAGCTTTACATCATCGAGGGAGAGCGTTATGAATAG
- a CDS encoding N-acetyl sugar amidotransferase: MRYCDYCVMPDTRPGIKFSLDEKGKNICSACINHQNKDKIDYKARFKELEALCDKHRRRNGKFEYDCAIAVSGGKDSHFQVHIMKEKLGMNPVLFSVEDNFTMTEAGKKNLRNISEEFGCHLITLKPDIKTQKRVMLKTFEKYGKPTWFIDRLIYSYPFGMALKFNTPLLVYGENVSYEYGGGDAVETPSAKGIFLNGVASDMDLNEFLDDEVREENLQLFFDPSKDDLAKLEPIYLSYFIKWNSYQNYIFAKKRGFCDLQGEWDRTHTAECFDQVDSVAYIVHSWMKYPKFGHAMSSDYAARFVRYGLLSREEAVEIVKKRDHNLDNRCVEDFCNFVGISKTKFWQIIEKHYNRELFYQNEFGEFKLKNELK, from the coding sequence ATGCGATATTGTGATTACTGCGTTATGCCAGATACGCGTCCGGGGATTAAATTTAGCCTTGATGAAAAAGGCAAAAATATCTGCTCTGCTTGTATCAATCATCAAAATAAAGATAAAATCGACTATAAAGCAAGGTTTAAAGAGCTTGAAGCCCTTTGCGATAAGCATCGCCGCCGTAATGGTAAATTTGAGTATGATTGTGCCATCGCTGTGAGCGGAGGCAAAGATAGTCATTTTCAAGTGCATATTATGAAGGAAAAGCTTGGTATGAATCCTGTGCTTTTTAGTGTGGAGGATAATTTCACTATGACAGAGGCAGGGAAGAAAAATCTGCGAAATATTAGCGAGGAATTTGGCTGTCATCTCATCACGCTTAAGCCTGACATTAAAACGCAAAAAAGGGTGATGTTAAAAACCTTTGAAAAATATGGCAAACCGACTTGGTTTATCGACCGCCTCATTTATAGCTATCCTTTTGGTATGGCTTTGAAATTTAATACACCCTTGCTTGTGTATGGGGAAAATGTAAGCTATGAATACGGCGGAGGGGACGCTGTAGAAACGCCTAGCGCTAAGGGGATATTTTTAAACGGCGTAGCAAGTGATATGGACTTAAATGAGTTTTTAGATGATGAGGTAAGAGAGGAAAATTTACAGCTTTTCTTCGACCCTAGCAAGGACGATTTAGCTAAGCTTGAGCCTATATATTTGAGTTATTTTATAAAGTGGAATTCCTATCAAAATTATATTTTTGCGAAAAAGCGTGGTTTTTGTGATTTGCAGGGTGAGTGGGATAGAACGCACACGGCAGAGTGTTTTGACCAAGTCGATAGCGTGGCTTATATTGTGCATTCTTGGATGAAATATCCTAAATTTGGACACGCTATGAGTAGTGATTATGCGGCGCGTTTTGTGAGGTATGGATTATTAAGCCGTGAGGAAGCGGTAGAAATCGTCAAAAAAAGGGATCATAATTTAGATAATCGTTGCGTGGAGGATTTTTGTAACTTCGTAGGCATTTCAAAAACAAAATTTTGGCAAATCATAGAAAAGCACTATAATAGAGAGCTTTTTTATCAAAATGAATTTGGGGAATTTAAGCTTAAAAACGAGCTTAAATAG
- a CDS encoding methionyl-tRNA formyltransferase, whose protein sequence is MKFLSDERLKVAFVILRVQKDVKLQKLARKFDLPCFVCEDINNEKSLRLIESFAPDLLVSMSFDQIFKERILNAFEGKIINCHASKLPFYRGRNNLNWVLINDEKEFGVSVHFVDSGVDTGDIILQKSFSISDEDDYSTLLKRAYKACGTLLYEAVLLFLNPPVRAYSQRGFVCKRRVEGDERIDWTLSTRELFNFIRALNAPNLGASAFINGVLIKLYKSEILKQEFKGAVGEIVSVNDEGFIVCTKDGALRITHYKGEVALGSFFDTRGGGGGGNSSFNKKELWKMSKISLDAFLGEKSGNFSEDLYFSKEYARLYGEVFEFSFEKNGAFFKTIAIKKQIPNTPFFDLQSPYGYSGFYSNSNDESFLKQALESLKQKALSENIIAFFLRLHPFDTNLSFYEANLDFFKKERKIVLINCNQDFTSLRKDYSPRILSYVKKARKELEISFCDKSFSKDFYKLYEKTMQRNRADSFYFFEQKYFDTLFTFKQNVVLRAKFEGEILAFASFFVGEEFAYYHLSANCNERNANAALLDFFFEFCVKKGVKFVLLGGGVKDDDNLYYFKSRFSTLWTHFSIGGLVFDTLNYEKLCEGSKNALFLKYRSCAGGGGGVEFFLAVPI, encoded by the coding sequence TTGAAATTCTTAAGTGATGAAAGATTAAAAGTGGCTTTTGTCATTTTAAGAGTGCAAAAAGATGTGAAATTGCAAAAATTAGCACGGAAATTTGACCTGCCTTGTTTTGTGTGCGAAGATATCAATAATGAAAAGAGTTTAAGGCTTATTGAAAGTTTTGCGCCTGATTTGCTTGTATCGATGAGTTTTGACCAAATTTTTAAAGAGCGGATTTTAAATGCTTTTGAGGGTAAAATCATTAATTGCCACGCGAGCAAACTCCCCTTTTATCGTGGGCGTAATAATCTAAACTGGGTTTTAATCAACGATGAAAAAGAATTTGGCGTGAGTGTGCATTTTGTAGATAGTGGTGTGGATACGGGTGATATTATCTTGCAAAAAAGCTTTAGTATTAGCGATGAAGATGATTATAGCACGCTTTTAAAGAGGGCTTATAAGGCGTGTGGCACTTTGCTTTATGAGGCGGTGCTTTTATTTTTAAACCCGCCTGTTAGGGCATATTCGCAACGAGGCTTTGTTTGCAAACGCCGCGTTGAGGGTGATGAGAGAATTGACTGGACTTTAAGCACGAGGGAACTTTTTAATTTTATCCGTGCCTTAAATGCTCCAAATTTAGGTGCTTCAGCCTTTATAAACGGCGTTTTAATTAAGCTTTATAAGAGTGAAATTTTAAAGCAAGAATTTAAGGGTGCTGTTGGAGAGATTGTAAGTGTAAATGATGAGGGCTTTATCGTTTGCACAAAAGACGGAGCTTTAAGGATAACGCATTATAAAGGAGAAGTGGCTTTGGGAAGTTTTTTTGACACACGGGGGGGGGGGGGGGGGGGTAACTCTTCCTTCAACAAAAAGGAACTTTGGAAAATGAGTAAGATAAGTCTTGATGCTTTTCTAGGAGAAAAAAGCGGGAATTTTAGCGAGGATCTTTATTTTAGTAAAGAGTATGCCAGGCTTTATGGGGAGGTATTTGAATTTAGTTTTGAGAAAAATGGAGCATTTTTTAAAACTATAGCCATTAAAAAGCAAATTCCAAACACGCCTTTTTTTGACCTGCAAAGTCCTTATGGTTATAGTGGTTTTTATAGCAATTCTAACGATGAAAGCTTTTTAAAACAAGCCCTAGAAAGCCTTAAGCAAAAGGCTTTGAGTGAAAATATCATCGCCTTTTTTCTAAGGCTTCACCCCTTTGATACAAATTTAAGCTTTTATGAGGCGAATTTAGACTTTTTTAAAAAAGAAAGAAAAATCGTTTTAATCAATTGTAATCAAGATTTTACAAGCCTTAGAAAAGACTACTCCCCGCGCATTTTAAGCTATGTGAAAAAGGCACGAAAAGAGCTTGAAATTTCTTTTTGTGATAAAAGTTTTTCTAAGGATTTTTACAAGCTTTATGAAAAAACGATGCAAAGAAATAGGGCGGATAGCTTCTATTTTTTCGAGCAAAAATATTTTGACACGCTTTTTACTTTTAAGCAAAATGTCGTTTTAAGGGCTAAATTTGAGGGAGAAATTCTAGCTTTTGCGAGTTTTTTTGTGGGAGAGGAATTTGCCTACTATCATCTTAGTGCAAATTGTAATGAAAGAAATGCAAATGCAGCTTTGCTTGATTTTTTCTTTGAGTTTTGCGTGAAAAAGGGCGTTAAATTCGTGCTTTTGGGTGGGGGCGTGAAAGATGATGATAATTTATATTATTTTAAAAGTCGTTTTTCAACCCTTTGGACGCATTTTAGTATAGGCGGACTTGTATTTGACACTCTTAATTATGAAAAATTATGCGAGGGAAGCAAAAATGCTTTGTTTTTAAAATACCGCTCTTGTGCGGGGGGGGGGGGGGGGGTTGAGTTTTTTCTAGCTGTGCCGATTTAG
- the gatB gene encoding Asp-tRNA(Asn)/Glu-tRNA(Gln) amidotransferase subunit GatB has translation MFEVVIGLEVHAQLNTKTKIFCSCATSFGEEPNTNVCPTCLALPGALPVLNEEAVKKAVSFGKAINATIHQKSVFNRKNYFYPDLPKAYQISQFDIPIVEGGELFITINDTQKRIGITRAHLEEDAGKNIHEANFSKVDLNRSGTPLLEIVSEPELRSSDEAVAYLKKLHSIIRFLDISDANMQEGSFRCDANVSIRPKGDTKLYTRVEIKNLNSFRFIQKAIDYEVERQSRAWEDGTYEEEVVQETRLFDTTKLITRSMRGKEEAAEYRYFPDPDLLPVLLKEEFLTLSIPELPDEKKTRYMREFGIKESDAEVLISSLEMSRFFEYLCGQNLNPKLCVTWLTTELMGLLKGDLTIENSPVNAQKLSVLIKRIEEGEISAKAAKDVLAFVFENVEVEIDAAIEKLGLKQISDDGAIEAVITQILEANANKVAEYKSGKDKLFGFFVGQVMKEGKGAFNPAKVNELLKAKLT, from the coding sequence ATGTTTGAAGTTGTGATAGGGCTAGAGGTGCATGCCCAGCTTAATACCAAAACGAAGATTTTTTGCTCTTGTGCTACTTCCTTTGGCGAAGAGCCTAATACTAATGTCTGTCCCACTTGCCTAGCCTTGCCCGGTGCCTTACCTGTGCTAAATGAAGAGGCGGTAAAAAAAGCCGTATCCTTTGGTAAAGCCATTAATGCGACAATTCATCAAAAAAGCGTTTTTAACCGCAAAAATTATTTTTATCCGGACTTACCAAAGGCTTATCAAATTTCGCAATTTGACATACCCATCGTTGAAGGAGGGGAGCTTTTTATCACTATAAATGACACACAAAAACGCATAGGCATTACAAGGGCGCATTTAGAAGAAGATGCGGGGAAAAATATCCACGAGGCAAATTTTTCTAAGGTCGATTTAAACCGCTCTGGCACGCCCTTGCTTGAGATAGTAAGTGAGCCTGAGCTTAGAAGTAGCGATGAAGCGGTGGCTTATCTTAAAAAACTGCACTCCATTATACGCTTTTTAGATATTTCAGACGCTAATATGCAAGAGGGTAGCTTTCGCTGCGATGCAAATGTAAGCATACGCCCAAAAGGCGACACAAAGCTTTATACGAGGGTAGAGATTAAAAATCTTAATTCTTTTCGCTTTATCCAAAAGGCGATTGATTATGAGGTGGAAAGACAAAGCAGAGCGTGGGAGGACGGCACTTATGAGGAAGAAGTCGTGCAAGAAACAAGACTATTTGATACAACTAAGCTCATCACGCGTTCGATGAGAGGTAAAGAGGAGGCGGCAGAGTATCGTTATTTCCCAGACCCTGACCTTTTGCCTGTGCTTTTAAAAGAGGAGTTTTTAACTTTAAGCATACCCGAACTTCCTGATGAGAAAAAAACGCGTTATATGCGTGAGTTTGGCATTAAAGAAAGCGATGCAGAGGTGCTAATAAGCTCCCTTGAAATGAGTCGTTTTTTTGAATATTTATGCGGACAAAATTTAAATCCTAAACTTTGCGTAACTTGGCTTACAACCGAGCTTATGGGACTTTTAAAGGGTGATTTAACCATAGAAAATTCTCCTGTCAATGCACAAAAACTAAGCGTTTTAATAAAACGCATTGAAGAAGGAGAAATCAGTGCTAAAGCGGCTAAAGATGTTTTAGCCTTTGTATTTGAAAATGTGGAAGTGGAAATTGACGCTGCGATTGAGAAATTAGGGCTTAAACAAATCAGCGATGATGGGGCTATTGAAGCGGTAATTACACAAATTTTAGAAGCAAATGCTAATAAGGTCGCTGAGTATAAAAGCGGTAAAGATAAGCTTTTTGGCTTTTTTGTAGGACAGGTGATGAAAGAGGGTAAGGGTGCGTTTAATCCTGCTAAGGTCAATGAGCTTTTAAAAGCGAAACTTACTTAA
- a CDS encoding class I SAM-dependent methyltransferase, translating into MQNSLSTYTKKYDDLNYGLSFPDGHIVRFYERILKYKLDFKAGNMLDFGCGNGVHSAFFKSKGYKCFGVDIVPSLKQAYEKFVGGGGGV; encoded by the coding sequence ATGCAAAATTCTTTATCAACTTATACAAAAAAATATGATGATTTAAATTATGGACTAAGTTTTCCCGATGGACATATCGTGCGTTTTTATGAGAGAATTTTAAAATACAAGCTCGATTTTAAAGCGGGAAATATGCTTGATTTTGGGTGCGGAAACGGAGTGCATAGTGCCTTTTTTAAAAGCAAGGGTTATAAGTGCTTTGGTGTGGATATAGTGCCAAGCTTAAAGCAAGCTTATGAAAAATTTGTTGGGGGGGGGGGGGGGGTGTAA
- a CDS encoding methyltransferase, protein MKNLLGGGGGCKIIQPNASLAGLFEEKMNLILANQSLYYLPKNTLAQNMDEFYEMSEKGAIFFATMMSEKNYYFKHAGKEDEQGLRKVVLEGRLNETSYIHFVKNATDLKELFKPFKCLYLGEYDPINFYEFEGSAHHFIFVGVKE, encoded by the coding sequence ATGAAAAATTTGTTGGGGGGGGGGGGGGGGTGTAAGATTATCCAGCCTAATGCCAGTCTTGCGGGACTTTTTGAGGAAAAGATGAATTTAATTTTAGCAAATCAAAGCCTTTATTATTTACCTAAAAACACTTTAGCACAAAATATGGACGAGTTTTATGAAATGAGCGAAAAGGGGGCTATCTTTTTTGCGACTATGATGAGTGAGAAAAATTATTATTTCAAACACGCAGGAAAAGAGGACGAGCAAGGGCTTAGAAAGGTTGTTTTAGAGGGTAGGCTTAATGAGACAAGTTATATTCATTTTGTCAAAAATGCGACAGATTTAAAAGAGCTTTTTAAGCCTTTTAAATGCCTATATTTAGGGGAGTATGACCCGATTAATTTTTATGAGTTTGAGGGCAGTGCGCACCATTTTATTTTTGTAGGGGTGAAAGAGTGA